One window from the genome of Paracoccus marcusii encodes:
- a CDS encoding Hint domain-containing protein has protein sequence MRISDKRTAPAIGNRFGRDDSISQGSAKSSHRLLQALTAGVAAFGSSVAAYAGGYVAPIVEFTPAATPVAAVGNAPNYWLALIPLALLYLGTRGGDDVGSNPPQNIGGPCFCEGTLILADNAWVKVETIQAGDIVTTSKGPQRVLSVGSWQPTQFRDRPSIVAGVRLSANHGVQVDGFNVEAGAVSSKRGLIDGRSYFHILVEDHSWLSVKADDAGTVLVAETLLLTKDLKLAKDFPHLVDHHAANPVAPRLSRADALPAAA, from the coding sequence GGTTCTGCAAAATCGTCCCATCGCCTGCTTCAGGCGCTGACGGCCGGTGTCGCGGCCTTCGGCAGTTCCGTTGCGGCCTATGCAGGCGGTTACGTGGCGCCAATCGTGGAATTCACCCCCGCCGCTACGCCCGTCGCGGCCGTTGGCAATGCGCCCAATTACTGGCTGGCGCTGATCCCGCTTGCCCTGCTGTATCTGGGGACGCGCGGCGGCGACGATGTCGGATCCAACCCGCCGCAGAACATCGGCGGTCCGTGCTTTTGCGAAGGCACGCTGATCCTGGCGGACAACGCATGGGTCAAGGTCGAGACCATCCAGGCCGGCGACATCGTCACCACCTCCAAGGGGCCGCAGCGCGTCCTGTCGGTCGGATCATGGCAGCCGACGCAGTTCCGCGACCGTCCTAGCATCGTCGCCGGCGTTCGTCTTTCGGCCAATCATGGCGTGCAGGTCGACGGCTTCAACGTCGAGGCCGGCGCGGTCAGCAGCAAACGCGGTCTGATCGACGGCCGCAGCTATTTCCATATCCTGGTCGAGGATCACAGCTGGCTCTCGGTCAAGGCCGATGATGCCGGGACCGTGCTGGTGGCAGAAACACTGCTGTTGACCAAGGATCTGAAGCTGGCCAAGGACTTTCCGCATCTGGTCGATCACCATGCCGCGAACCCGGTCGCCCCGCGCCTGTCGCGGGCGGACGCCCTGCCTGCGGCGGCCTGA